The Candidatus Neomarinimicrobiota bacterium genomic sequence GAAATTCAGTTACACCCTGGAGGGCGCCGAGAATTGTGGCATCTAAAGCGTTCAATACGGAAATTTGTCGGCAAATTTATGGGGAGCCGTTCTGTCCGGGCAAGAGAATAAACTCAAACCAGTTTGAACAGACAGATCATCCTCCCCGACTTCTCTCCGTCCCTGCGGTAGGAATGAAACATTAGCGAACTACAACAAGTGCAATGGGAGGAGTCTGTAATCTGATCGTGCGGTATCCCTTCCCTTTCCAGTTGAATGCGATTTTCTTGCGGGAGATCAAGCATGAAGTGGTTCGGCCTGGAAGATGTAAGACACTCTTGAGAAAAGTTCTCTGCCACCTCGGAACCCACTTCATAGCAACACGATCTTATGGATGGCCCCAATGCAACTTCAAGCTTTTCGATAGGAGAACTTAACGAGTTTTTCATTTTCAGGACCGCTTCCTGCGCAATCCCCGCAGCAGTACCCCGCCAACCGGCAT encodes the following:
- the pgeF gene encoding peptidoglycan editing factor PgeF — translated: MSSFTASIYDLSDQFPSGVVRAVMVRSSGEMADSNLHSLTEIAASKAGFEGNVSFCTQIHSSTVVQIKSSHGEAGRCDGLLTDSPDTVLSIRVADCVPVFMHCSEKRAIGLIHAGWRGTAAGIAQEAVLKMKNSLSSPIEKLEVALGPSIRSCCYEVGSEVAENFSQECLTSSRPNHFMLDLPQENRIQLEREGIPHDQITDSSHCTCCSSLMFHSYRRDGEKSGRMICLFKLV